Part of the Citrobacter sp. Marseille-Q6884 genome, ATCTACGCCCAGCTTCTTCAGCGATGAAAAGGCTTCTACCTGCACATCACCATTAAACGCCAGTACGGCTTCACGTACCATATTCAACTGTGCTTTACGTGCGCCGCTGGCCAGTTTGTCCGCTTTGGTCAGTAATACCAGAACCTGCACGTTGCTTTCTACGGCCCACAGGATCATCTGCTGGTCGAGATCTTTTAACGGGTGGCGAATATCCATCAGAACGACTAAACCTTGCAGGCTCTGACGTTTCTCAAGGTATTCAGCCAACGCGCGTTGCCATTTACGCTTCATCTCTTCCGGGACTTCTGCGTAACCGTATCCCGGCAGGTCAACCAGGCGTTTACCGTCAACGACTTCAAACAGGTTGATGAGCTGAGTACGGCCGGGCGTTTTAGAGGTACGCGCCAGGCTTTTTTGATTCGTCAGGGTATTCAGTGCACTGGATTTGCCTGCGTTGGAACGGCCAGCGAAAGCCACTTCGATTCCCGTATCGGAAGGTAAATGGCGAATGTCAGGCGCACTCATTACAAAGTGCGTCTGTTGATAATTCAAATTAGTCAAAGCGGTCGTCTCCATCAATCAAGGCTTTGCAGCGATTATACCTGAACACCAGCAAAAGGCTGATTTTTCGGCACGCGGGTTGTGTAAGTAAAAAACCAGCGCGTTGTGAGACATTGCCGATAGTGTTTATGAGAAATAACAGAAGGAATAATATCCTAAAGCAATAAAATCATATAATTACGAGTAGGCATTATTCTGAATAAGCAAAAATGCTACGCAGGTTACTTGTGAGTTTAACCCAAAAGGGTAAAGTAGCGCCCATAGCGAGGATGCTGGCAGGACATACGACTCAGGATGAGGGTCAGGAGCGCCAGGAGGCGAAGACGCAGGATTGTCAGGAAGACAAACGTCTGGAGACGTTAGTAAAGGGAAATGGAACTGACAAGGAATGTTTCAGGCTAAGGGAAAAACAGGGTGTGTTGATGGCCGACAGGGATTGTAGAGCCCATTAAGGGCGGAGAGTCAGGAAAAAAGGCGGCAGATTACTCTGTCGCCTTTTTTCTTTGCTTGCTTTCTGCTAGATTCCGCCGCAAATGTATACTGAATAAAAACAGCCAAAGACGAATTATGATGAAACCAACTTCTACACCACGCGGTAAAGGCCCAACTAAAGCACGCCGTAAAACGCGTGAAGAAATTAACCAGGAAGCCCGCGACCGCAAACGTCAGAAAAAACACCGCGGCCATGCGGCGGGCAGTCGTGCGACCGGTAGCGAAGGCTCATCAGGCGGTGGGAACACGTCTAAGCAGAAAGATCCTCGTATTGGCAGTAAAAACCCTATTCCATTAGGCGTGACCGAAAAAGTCACCAAACAGCATAAACCGAAGAGTGAGAAACCTATGCTTTCACCGCAGGCTGAGTTGGATTTACTGGAAACAGATGAGCGCCTGG contains:
- the yihA gene encoding ribosome biogenesis GTP-binding protein YihA/YsxC is translated as MTNLNYQQTHFVMSAPDIRHLPSDTGIEVAFAGRSNAGKSSALNTLTNQKSLARTSKTPGRTQLINLFEVVDGKRLVDLPGYGYAEVPEEMKRKWQRALAEYLEKRQSLQGLVVLMDIRHPLKDLDQQMILWAVESNVQVLVLLTKADKLASGARKAQLNMVREAVLAFNGDVQVEAFSSLKKLGVDKLRQKLDTWFSELAPVEEMQDGE
- the yihI gene encoding Der GTPase-activating protein YihI, producing MMKPTSTPRGKGPTKARRKTREEINQEARDRKRQKKHRGHAAGSRATGSEGSSGGGNTSKQKDPRIGSKNPIPLGVTEKVTKQHKPKSEKPMLSPQAELDLLETDERLDALLERLEAGETLSAEDQSWVDAKLDRIDELMQKLGLSYDDDEEEEEEDEKQEDLMRLLKGGN